The following DNA comes from Methylophilus sp. 5.
GGCAAGCCTTCTTGCTCAATCGCGGCAAATAAAACGGCCTGTTTTTCTTTAACCACGCGCTCACTCGGCTCAATCACTACTTCTGGCACGGTGATTTCAACCGGCTTGCGGTCTTCGACCCGCTTACGCTCAGCCTCGACAAACTCTTCACGTGCCTGCAGTACCTGGCGCCCCACTTTGCGGTCTTGCCAGTCCTGATATTTGAGCAGGCTCCATTGATAAAACTGTATCATCCACTCACCCAATTGCTCGCTCATGGTAATCAGCGACCAGCTGGTAAACAGGCTGAACGCAATGGCAAACAACACCAGCAGCAACATGGTTGAGCCAGCAAAGCCAAACATATTGCGCAATAAATGATCAATACCACTACCAATCACGCCGCCTTGTTTAAGCGGAAAATCTGCCGGAAAACTGACCAAATGGCCAGACTCTAAAGCTGCTGACGCCAGCAGCATCAAGGCAAAACCAACGCCATTGAGCCACCAGTCATGTTTTTCAACCGGCTCCAGGTGCAAGCGCTGGTACATCAGCCAGACCATATAAAAGGCCAGCACCACAAACCACCAGGAAGAAAAACCGAACAAAGACAGAAAAATATCCGACACCCAGGCACCAACGGCACCACCAGCATTGTGGATGGTGTCATGCTCGCCAACCGCATGCGTCCAACCTGGGTCTTCATGCGAATAAGTCGCTAGAATCACCGCCAGAAACACGCCCAGCGCAGCCAGCGCAATCCATGACACCTCACGCAATAGCTTGGCGTCACGCTGCTGTTTCTCGGTCGAAACTTTTTCCAGGCGGACGTTAGCAACTTTTTTCTTATTAAAAAACAATATGTTGTCTCTTTCTTTGCAAGAGTGAACTTAAATGATTATAACAAAATCAAATTGCACAGAGGCAGACGAGGTTCTAAAATAAACAAATCACATCTACAAACCACCCCTATGGAGAGCTCATGGATATCGGAATTAACAACGAAAATCGCCAGGAAATCGCGCATGGTTTATCCAAGCTGCTGGCAGACACTTACACTTTATACCTGAAAACGCACTACTTTCACTGGAACGTCACCGGGCCAATGTTTAATACATTGCACCTGATGTTTGAAACCCAGTATACCGAGTTGGCGCTGGCGGTTGACCTGGTTGCCGAACGCATTCGCTCATTGGGTGTGAATGCCCCGGGCACCTATGCCCAGTTTGGCAAACTGACCTCGATTGAAGAAACCATAGATGTGCCAAAAGCCAATGACATGATTCGTGAGCTGGTTGCTGGCCACGAAGCGGTCTGTCGCACTGCGCGCAGTGTGTTTCCAGCCGCAGAAAAAGCCTCTGATGAAGCCACCGCTGACTTATTAACCCAACGCCTGCAATTGCATGAAAAAACAGCATGGATGTTAAGGAGCTTGCTGGAATAATAGATAAGCGATGCTGTTTTTTGGTGCAGGCTAACCTTCAGGTCATGCCAGAGCCAAAAAACAGCATGGATGTTGCGCAGTTTATTAGCGTCATTCTGTCGTACTTTTCTAGCGGATGGGCATTTAAAAAATGGTGTCCATCCCCATCTACATAAAAATAACTTAACGAACACTGGAAATCTCATCATGGCAACGAAACATGCCCGTTTAATGATTCTTGGCTCAGGCCCTGCTGGCTACACCGCAGCCGTCTATGCCGCTCGCGCAAACCTTAACCCGGTGTTAATTACTGGCCTGGCACAAGGCGGCCAGCTAATGACAACCACCGAGGTTGATAACTGGCCAGCCGATGCCGATGGCGTGATGGGCCCAGAGTTGATGGCACGTTTTCAGCAACATGCCGAACGCTTTAATACCGAGATGATTTTTGACCACATCCACACCACGCATCTGAAAGAAAAGCCGATTCGTTTGGTGGGTGATAACAGTGAATACACCTGTGATGCGTTGATTATTGCCACCGGCGCCTCAGCCAAATACTTAGGCCTGCCTAGTGAAGAGGCCTTCGCAGGCAAAGGGGTGTCTGCGTGTGCCACGTGTGACGGCTTTTTTTACCGTAACCAGGAGGTCGCCGTGATTGGTGGCGGCAACACGGCGGTAGAAGAGGCGTTGTACCTGGCCAATATTGCCAGCAAAGTTACCTTGGTGCATCGCCGCGACAAATTCAAAGCGGAAGCGATTCTGGTCGACAAACTGATGGCCCGCGTCAAAGAAGGCAAGATCGTACTGGAAACTTTCCACACGCTGGATGAAGTCTTGGGCGACAACACAGGTGTGACTGGCATGCGCCTCAAAGACGTAAACGCTGGCACCACCAAAGACATTACGCTTAAAGGCGTATTTATTGCCATTGGCCACCAGCCAAATACGCAAATTTTTGAAGGCCAGCTAGAAATGGAAGGCGGCTATATCGTGACGCACACGGGCCGTCAGGGTAATTTTACGGCCACCAGTATTCCTGGGGTGTTTGCCGCAGGCGACGTGCAAGACCATATTTACCGCCAGGCGGTGACCAGTGCGGGCACTGGTTGTATGGCGGCGCTGGATGCTGAGCGTTATTTGACTAGCCTGGAGTAAAATCTATCGCGGTAAATCTATAGTCAGGCATGAAGAAGCGCACCCCGGTGCGCTTTTTTATTTTAAAATCACAGAATGTCGCAAGCGCTACCAGACAAGGACGAAGATGATGCTTCACTGTTTCACGAAGCAGTGAAAGGCGCACGCCCGGTCAAAACCACGCGCATTTCTCACGCGCCTAAAAAACCAAAACCGATCCCCAGGCAATTGATCCGCGACGAAAAACAAGCACTGATTGATTCACTCAGCGATGATTACATTCCGGCGCACGAACTCGAAAGCGGCGAAGAATTACTGTATTTGCGCGAAGGCCAATCGCCCATGGTGTTGAGCAAGTTGCGGCGCGGACATTGGGTGGTGCAAGCACACATAGACTTGCACGGCCTGATTAGCGACGAAGCCCGTTTGTATGTCTCAGAATTTATTGCCAATTGCAAAAAACGCGGCTTGCGCTGTGTGCGCATTGTGCACGGCAAAGGCCTGGGTTCACGCAATAAAGAGCCGGTGCTTAAACACAAACTGCGCAATTGGCTGATGCAAAAAGATGAGGTGATTGCCTACGCCCAGGCACGCGCCACAGATGGCGGTGGCGGCGCAGTGATCGTGCTGCTCAAAGCATAAAAACGCGATGCCTATATGAGCATCGCGTTTTTATAACCCGTCCATCCATTACCAATATTGACGATGCTGGCCTGGCCCACGCCCTCTCATCGCCGCTGGACGGTACACTGACGCTGGCATCGGCTGAATCTGCACCACATTCGGTCTGACTGATACGGCCACATCCAACACCGGGCCTGGATCTCGGTCCATCATGGTCGAATATTGGCGACCTTGATATTCGTAATTCACCACATAGCCTGTGGTCACAGTTTGCCATTGGTCGACCAGCACACATTGTTCAATCGGGCGCGTCACAATGCGTTCGTTACCATAGGCATTTTGGTTACCGACACGGTCGCCGACAATGGCACCCACACCAGCACCAACCGCAGCGGCCGCAACACGGCCGTTACCACGACCAATGGTGCTGCCTAATAAACCACCAGCGACGCCACCGACAATTGCACCGGTGTTAGAGCGATTGGACTCATACACGCTTTCACGCACATAGTCGGTATGACATTCCTGGCGCGGCTGGTTGATTTGCTGCACTTGCGGTGCGACCGACAGCACTCTGGCCCGGTCAATATACTCGGCATCGGCAAATGCACTCTGGCTAGCTGCCATCATCACGACCGTTAATCCTATCAGTTTACGCATTCTGTTTTCCTCTCATGCATCACACTGCTTGCTGCAGTGATTTGTTAACGTGCATTCAATCATGAGAGATGACGCGCCGATGTATCAAACCGGGCAAAATTTTGTATCTGGGCAGATACGAAGATTACTGACTGCTGTTGGCCAGTTTAAGTAATTCACCGCGCTGCTGGATTTCAATCACCCCGCGGCCCATGGTCAACCAGCCTTTTTGTTCCAGGCGTTTTAACTGGCGGCTGATCACCTCACGGGCGGTGCCCAATTCGTCGGCAATTTGCTGGTGCGTGCGTTGAATGGTGTTATTGCCCATGTCGAGCAACCATTTAGCTAAACGGGCATCCAGCGTTTGAAAAGCGACTTCATCCAGCAACACAATCAGGTCACTGATCAGCGCGCCATAGTTTTGCATCACATATTGCCTGAACACCGGCGAGTCGATCATCAGCTTATGAAAAGTTGTGTCCGGCACGATCACATCCTGGATTTCTTCTTCGACGATGGTAGAGGCCGGATATTGGCTATTGCCTAGCAAGCAAGTGGTGGTGATGACACAGGTTTCGCCCGCCCCCACCCGGTAAAGCACAATTTCACGGCCACTGGCAGACATTTTATACACGCGCGAACGGCCTTTGAGTCGCAACACATAACCACCGCAATGATCACCTTCACGATAACCGATGGTGCCAATGGGCGCTTCTACAATACGTGCATATTGTGTGAGCAGTTTTTTAGCCGTGTCTTCCAGCGCTTCCAGCTCAGGAAACAAACTGATCCATGACAGTGATTGCATCATCCCGATAACCCCCAGTATTTTTTTGTAATGGTATTGAGCGCTTGCCACGCTCTCAACACGCTTTAATTAATGCGACAAACTTTACCATAGATTGATTTCAAATCATGATCACCAGCAACCACAACTGTGTGAAAGCGTACACAATCTGTGACAACAGGTTTATGATGGAATTTCAACGTATAAATTAAGTATAAAAATAAATGATGATTCTAGGGGTATTATGCAAACGTCGGATATTACGGTGGATCTTTTTGACCAGTTAAGAGCATCCGCCGATCAGGCCAGCCAGTTGATGAAAGCAATGGCAAACACTGATCGGTTGATGCTGTTATGTCAATTATCACAAGGTGAAAAATCAGTCAGCGCGTTGGAAACCAACCTGAATTTGAGGCAGCCCAGCCTGTCGCAACAATTAACCGTATTACGCGAGGCGCAACTGGTCAGCACACGGCGCGAAGGCAAAAATGTCTATTACAGCATAGGCAGCCCGGCCGCGCTGGCAGTGATTCAGGTGTTGCACCGCGAATTTTGCCAAAAACAGGAGCGTTGCCAAACCGCAGCCGCCGCGCAGCTCAAAAGCGCATAAGCACTTTAAACATGGATATTAAAACGCATGGATATAAAAACGATAGATCAACGCTATAGTGTCAGCGACCAGTTAACCGCCTCTGACTTAGACACATTGGCAGCACAAGGCATCACATTGGTGGTTAATTTCAGGCCAGATGGTGAAGGTGGCGAATCGCAACCAGCCAATGCAATCCTCGCCGAAAAAGCGGCTTCATTGGGCATGGCCTACGCGTTTATCCCAGTGCTACCCAACCAGATTAAACCTGAACACGTGCAACAACTGCAAACATTACTGAGCCAGCATGCAGGCCCTGCACTGGGGTTTTGCCGCACGGGCAACCGGGCCAATCAAGTGTATCAACTGGCGTCACAGGCACCAGCAGCGGCCAAACCGGCCTGTTGCAGCCAGCCCGCAGCACAAGAGGGCTTGATCAATAAAGTCAAAAGCTGGTTTAACGATTAAATAACAACAACGCAGAAAGCAAGATCAATTAATTCCATGAGTACATCTAATTTCGACATTGTCATTGTCGGCGGCGGCGCAGCAGGCTGTGCCATCGCTGCCAGTTTAAAAAAGCGTGCGCCGGCACTCAACATTGCCATCATAGAACCCTCTGACCAACACTATTACCAGCCCGCCTGGACGCTGGTTGGTGCCGGTGAGTTTGATGCTCAAAAAACAGTGCGCGCCATGGCTGACTGCATTCCCGCAGGCATCACCTGGTTGCAAGCCGCAGCGACCAAGTTCGAGCCAGAACAAAAGCAGGTCGTTACCGATAAACTGGGCACGATTCAATACCAGCAATTAGTGGTCGCTGCGGGCCTAAAGCTCAATTGGGCCGGCATTAAAGGCTTGCCGGAAACCTTAGGCAAGCATGGCGTCACCTCCAACTATCGCTTTGACCTGGCGCCATATACTTGGCAACTGGTGCAACAATTGCAGTCTGGCAAAGCTTTGTTTACCCAACCACCGATGCCAATCAAATGTGCAGGCGCGCCGCAAAAGGCGCTGTATCTCTCCTGTGCCGAGTGGTTAGGCAAAGGCCGCTTGGGCAATATTAAAGCCTCGTTTTACAGCGCGACACCTACCCTGTTTGGCGTCAAAGAGTATGTGGAACCTTTAATGCAATATATTCGCCGCTATCAAGTAGATTTGCATTTGAACAGCACGCTGGTAGAGGTCGATGGCCTGGGCAAAACCGCCTGGTTTAATATTAAGGATGCCGAAGGCAATGTGAGCCGCATTAGCGAAACGTTTGACCTGCTACATGTGGTGCCGCCACAAACCGCACCAGACTTTATCAAGCAAAGCCCGTTAGCCAATGCCGATGGCTGGGTTGAAGTTGACCAGCACAGTTTGCAACATGTGCGCTACCCGGATGTTTTTGGTGTGGGTGACTGCACCAACACCCCCAATGCCAAAACAGCGGCCGCCGCACGCAAGCAAGTGGTGATCGCTGCCGAAAACCTGCTGGCAGCCCGCGCCGGGAAAGCCCTGCCTTCACGTTATGATGGCTATGGGTCCTGCCCGCTGACGGTAGAAAAAGGCAAAATCATTTTGGCCGAATTTGGTTACGGCGGCAAAATCGTGCCGACCTTCCCTTGGGACTCAACCAAACCACGCCGCAGCGCCTGGTTACTCAAAAAATATGTATTACCGCCACTTTACTGGCACCTGATGCTCAAGGGTCGTGAATGGCTGGCGCGCTGCAGCGCGTGTGGTTAGCTTGATTGACCCGCCATAAAGGCCTGCAGCCATTGCAAGGTGAGCGCGACCCCAAAACCGTTCACCTCACTGGCCACCGCACCTAAACCGTCTTTATGGCTATAAGAAGACAAATCAATGTGGCACCAGGCCACATCTCCTTCGATAAACTTACCTAGAAAGCGCGCCGCCAGCATATGGTCGGCATCGCTGTCCATGGTGCATTGCTTGATATCGGCAATGTCGCTATCCAGCGCACTGTCATAATCCTCAGCATACGGAAAAGCCACCACGCGCTCGCCACTGGCAGCCCCCGCCTCCACCATCTGGCTCGACAATGCCGCATGGTTGGCAACAATCCCGCTCATACGTGACCCTAGTGCCGTTTGCATGCTGCCTGTCAGCGTAGCGTAATCAATCATCACATCAGGCTGATCACGGCTGGCCAGCGTTAAGGTATCGGCCAGCACCATGCGGCCTTCGGCATCGGTGTGTACTATTTCTATGGTCATGCCATTGAGCGCGGCAATCACATCATTTTGCTTGTAGGCATTAGGGCCAATATGGTTTTGCGCCAGCGCCAACCAGCAATCAACATTGATCGGCAATTGCTGCGCACTGATGGCCTGCAACACCCCCACCGCCACCGCACTGCCGTTCATGTCCTGATGCATGCCCTGCATATATTTGGCTGACTTTAAATTGTGGCCGCCGGTATCAAAACAAATGCCTTTGCCGACCAACGCCAGCGTTTTTTCAGCTTGCGGATGACGATAAGACAATTTGACGATCGCAGCGTCTTGCGGCTCAGAGCCTTGCGCCACCGCTACAAAAGCACCCGCGCCTAATTGCCTGAGCGCGTCTGTGTCCCACTCAGCATATTGCCAGCCTTTTTCACTGGCCATGGTTTGCAAACACTGCCGGTAGAGCGCTGGCGTTAACATATTGGGCGGCGTCATGGTCAGCGCGCGGCAAACTGTATTGCCTGCGGCCAACGCGGTGACTTCACTCGTCCAACCAATATCGCTCACACCAAACACGCTAATTTCACGCAATTTTGGCCCCGCAGGCTTCTGTTTCAGCAGCGGCAATGCTTGCGCGTTCACCAGCGTGACGTACGCGGCCAGCCTGGCAAAGCAGTCGGTATGTTTTTTTGAATACACGGCCAGCGCAATGCGTACTGGATGCTCAGCCAGCAGCGGCTTAACTGCTGCACGTAAGGCTGTGGCCAAGGCAAATGTCGAGGCCGCGGCATCCAGCTGACACATGCTGACCAACGTGCCGTCTGCCAGCTCAAGTGTGACTGGTTTGTCTTTTAAATCTGCCGCAGTGAGGCCTGCGCGCTGCAATTTGGCCACGAATATATCGGCAAAAGGCAGTGATGAAAAAAACGGTTCTTCAAACACGACCAATATATGTTTGGCACAGGCTGATAATAAGGTTGAACTGACTTCTGAAGTTTGGGACCACTCGATGCGCATATGGGTTAGAAAACACTCTTATATAAAACATTAAACAAACGTAGCAAATACCTGCATTTAGGCATGATTTATTCATGCAAAACTTGACCAAAACGGCCAAAAAAGAGACACTTACAGCTAATTGATCGGTTGCTGAGACTCATCACCTAAATTCAGCAACGTGTTACCATAAAAGCAGTATCCAATTTCGGAATCCCTTCTTGGTAATCAACACTTTCTCAGCGCTAGGCATGGCTAGGTGCTAGATTATACGCATAGCGACTTAAAACTCGGAGAATCCTCACGCATGGCAACGCATTCGCAAGCACACCTCAATGAAACTGACCCGCAAGAAACGCAAGAGTGGTTAGAAGCCCTCAGTGCTGTTATTGAGAATGAAGGGCCAGAACGTGCCCACTTCCTGCTGGAAGCAATGATTGATCAAGCCCGCCGTTCCGGCGGCCATTTGCCTTATAAGGCGACCACCGCTTACGTTAACACCATCCCTACCCACTTGCAGGGCAAACTGCAAGGCGACCCGGAGATGGAGCGCCGTGTCCGTGCACTGATCCGCTGGAATGCGATCATGACCGTACTGCGTGCCAACGAAAAATCGCCAGGTATCGGCGGCCACATTGCCAGCTTCCAGTCAGCAGCAACATTGTACGACGTTGGTTTTAACCACTTTTTCCGTGCTGCCAACGAAACCTTTGGCGGCGACTGTATTTACTTCCAGGGGCACTCGTCTCCTGGCGTGTATGCACGTGCCTTTCTGGAAGGCCGCATTAGCGAAGAGCAAATGGATAACTTCCGTCAGGAAACCGGCGGCAATGGCTTATCCAGCTACCCACACCCATGGTTGATGCCAGATTTCTGGCAGTTCCCAACGGTCTCTATGGGCCTGGGCCCATTGGCGGGTATTTACCAGGCACGTTTCCTCAAGTACCTGCATAACCGCGGCATTGCCGATACGGCTGACCGCAAGGTGTGGGTATTCTGCGGCGATGGCGAGATGGACGAGCCGGAATCACAAGGCGCGATTTCACTGGCGGCGCGTGAAGGCCTGGATAACCTGATTTTTGTCATCAACTGTAACTTGCAGCGCCTGGATGGCCCGGTGCGTGGCAACGGCAAAATCATCCAGGAGCTCGAATCCAACTTCCGCGGTGCGGGCTGGAACGCGATCAAAGTCATCTGGGGTTCTTACTGGGATCCTTTGCTGTCCATGGACAAAGACGGCATCCTGCGCAAACGCATGGAAGAATGCGTGGATGGTGAATACCAGAACTTCAAGCAAAAAGGTGGCGCCTACACGCGTGAATACTTCTTTGGCAAATATCCTGAATTGCGCGAAATGGTGGCTGCGATGTCAGATGCTGACATCTGGCGCCTGAACCGCGGTGGTCACGATCCGCACAAAGTGTTTGCGGCTTACCATGCTGCGGCAAACCATAAAGGTCAGCCAACCGTTATTTTAGCCAAAACCGTCAAAGGTTACGGCATGGGTGAGGCCGGTGAAGGCCAAAACACCACGCACCAGCAAAAGAGCATGGATATTGCTTCCCTTAAGGCGTTCCGTGACCGGTTTGACCTGCCATTGACTGACGAGCAGGTAGAAAACCTGTCTTATTACCGCCCGGCTGAAGACAGCCCGGAAATCAAATACATGATGGAGCGTCGTGCCGCGTTGGGTGGTTTTGTGCCTAGCCGTCGCCGTAAAGGCAACGAGCTGACCGTGCCTGAGCTGTCAGCATTTGAAAACATGCTGGGCGCCACTGGTGAGCGTGAAATCTCGACCACCATGGCCTTTGTGCGTATCTTGTCTACCCTGGTGCGTGACAAGCAAGTCGGCAAATATGTGGTGCCTATCGTGCCAGACGAAGCGCGTACATTTGGTATGGAAGGCATGTTCCGCCAATTGGGTATTTACTCCTCTGTTGGCCAACTGTATGAGCCACAAGATTCTGACCAGGTGATGTTCTACAAAGAATCTAAAAGCGGCCAGATTTTAGAAGAAGGCATTAACGAAGCGGGCTCATTTGCCAGCTGGCTGGCGGCAGCGACGTCTTACAGCGTCACCGGCACCCAGATGATTCCGTTCTACATTTACTACTCAATGTTTGGCTTCCAGCGTATTGGTGACTTTGCCTGGGCGGCTGGCGACAGCCGTGCACGTGGCTTCTTGCTGGGTGCAACAGCGGGCAGAACAACCTTGAACGGTGAAGGCTTGCAGCACGAAGATGGCCACAGTCATCTGATGTCGGCAACGATTCCAAACTGCGTGTCTTACGATCCGACGTTTGCTTACGAGCTGGCCGTGATTATTCAGGAAGGTATGCACCGCATGGTGCAAAACCAGGAAGATGTGTATTACTACATCACCCTGATGAACGAAAACTATACGCATCCGGCCATGCCAGAAGGCAGCGCCGCCGGCATTCTCAAAGGCATGTACAGCTTCAGCAAGTCCAAAACCAAAGGCCCTAAAGTACAACTGATGGGCTCAGGCGTGATTCTGCGCGAAGTGATTGCCGCCGCCGAGTTGCTGGAAAAAGACTGGGGCGTGTCTGCTGACGTATGGAGTGTGACCAGCTTTACCGAGTTACGGCGCGATGGGATTGATGCCGAGCGTCATAACCTGCTCAACCCGGAAGCCAAACCAGTGCTGAGTTATGTGGCTCAAAGCCTGGCAAAAGCCGAAGGCCCGGTAGTTGCCTCAACTGACTATATGCGTAGCTTTGCAGACCAGATTCGCCCGTTTGTGCCTAACAGATTCGTGACCCTGGGCACCGATGGTTATGGCCGCTCAGACTCACGCGAAGCCTTGCGTAGCTTCTTTGAAGTTGACCGCTACTATGTGGTACTGGCTGCCTTGAAAGCACTGGCTGACGACGGAAAACTGCCTGCGGCCAAAGCAACTGAAGCGATTAAAAAATATAATATCGACATTAGTCGTGCCAATCCGGCCACGATCTAAGGTCACGACATAAGGAAAGTACACAATATGTCTATCAAAGAAGTACTGGTGCCGGATATCGGCAACTTTGACAGCGTCGACGTCATTGAAGTCCTGGTCAGTGTGGGTGACACCGTGGCCAAAGAAGACTCACTGATGACGGTGGAGTCTGACAAAGCCTCTATGGACATCCCCTCGTCACTGGCCGGGGTCGTTAAAGAAATCCACATCAAAGTGGGTGACAAAACCAAACAGGGCGCACTGATTCTGACACTGGATACCGCGGCCGAAGCGGCACCTGCAGAAAAAGTAGCGCCACAGCCGACAGCAACACCGGTCGTGGCCACAGTCACCGTCGATGAAACCAAAGTTGCAATTCCTGAGCCGACACGCCCAGTGGCCCAAGTGCCGCAGGTGATTCAGCCGCAAGCCACCCCTAACCCGGTAGCGGCTAGCAGCGTGGCCAGCAGCGGCAAACTGGCGCACGCCAGCCCGTCAGTGCGCAAATTTGCACGTGAGTTAGGTGTGAGCTTATCGCTGGTAAAAGCCAGCGGCCCTAAAAATCGTATTGTGCAAGCAGATGTACAAGCCTATGTGAAAGGCGAGCTATCCAAGCCACGCTCTGAAAATATGGGCAGCGGCTTAAGCACCCTGCCGATGCCAGTGATTGATTTCAGCCAGTTTGGCAATATCGAAACCAAACCACTGTCACGCATCAAAAAATTGTCTGGTGCTAATTTGCACCGCAATTGGGTGACTGCACCGCACGTGACACAGTTTGATGAAGCCGACATTACCGACCTGGAAGACTTTAGAAAGTCGATGTTGGTCGAAGCCGAAAAACGTGGCGTGAAATTAACCTTGCTGGCTTTTCTCATGAAAGCCGTGGTCAATGCATTGCGCACTTACCCTAACTTTAACGCGTCACTGTCCCCAGAAGGCGATAGCTTAATCCTCAAGCAGTATTACAACATCGGCTTCGCCTGCGATACGCCAGACGGCCTGGTAGTGCCTGTGGTGCGGGATGTGAATCAGAAAGATGTGATGGACATCGCACGCGACCTGGCTGATTTGTCTGCCAAGGCCCGCGAGCGTAAGTTGAAGGTAGAAGAAATGCAAGGCGGCTGCTTTACGATTTCTAGCCTGGGCGGCATCGGCGGCACCATGTTCACACCTATCATCAACTGCCCTGAAGTCGCGATTTTAGGCGTCTCGCGCGCGGCCATGCAACCTGTGTATAACAAAGACACCGGCGGCTTTGACCCACGCCTGATCATGCCATTATCGCTCTCTTATGATCACCGCGTCATCGACGGCGCGGATGGCGCAAGATTCACCAGCCATCTGCGTGTGATGCTGAGTGATGTAAGAAGGTTGTTGCTGTAATTGCAATGTATTGAGTAAAAAAGGGGCATATAAAGCCCCTTTTTTATTTGCCTTGACAGTCAAATATAGCAAAGTTACCATAAGTTATCATTTTAAAATAACCTATGGTAACTTATATATAAATGGATCCCAGAGTCAACCCTTATGCGCCTGGTGCAGGCACCCAACCTCCGGAACTCGCAGGGCGCGATGAAATTATTGAAAAAGCATCGATTGCCTTGGATCGATTCAGAGCGGGCTTGTCTGCCAGAAGCTTGTTACTGGTAGGCTTGCGTGGCGTGGGTAAAACCGTTCTCTTAAACCGCATTGCACAAGACACTGAAGCACGTGGATTTGTAATTGTGCAAATTGAAGCTCCGGAAAAACGGTCCTTGCCTGCCTTGCTTATTCCATCATTACGGACTGCATTATTGAAACTCGACAGAGTCGCCGCTGTTGGCGACAAAGCCAAACGCGCCTTACGGGCATTGGGCGGTTTTGTGGGCGCAATGAAAGTCAAGTATGAGGATATTGAATTTGGTGTAGATTTGGGGAATGAACCGGGCATTGCAGATTCAGGAGACCTGGAACGTGATTTGATAGACCTGTTTATTGAAGTAGGCAAAGCAGCCAAAGAAAAAAACACTGCGCTCGTTTTTTTTATTGATGAATTACAATATGTCAAAGAGGAACAATTTGCCTCATTGATCACAGCACTACACAAATGCGCCCAGGATCAATTACCAGTGGCCTTGATAGGCGCAGGCTTACCGCAACTGGTTGGGCAGGCAGGTCGCGCAAAATCTTATGCCGAGCGATTGTTTGAATATCCTGAAATCGGCCCATTAACCAAGCAAGATGCAGAGAAGGCGCTGGCCAGACCGGCTGCGCAACATCAAGTCAGCTTTGATACTGCTGCACTAAAAGAAATACTCGTGCAAACGCAGTCTTACCCTTACTTTTTACAAGAGTGGGGCAAGCATAGCTGGCATTGTGCAACTCAAAGTCCAATTACTTTGGACGACGTTCAAGCAGCCACTGAACTTGCTGTTTCAGAACTGGATGCAAGTTTTTTTAGAGTACGATTTGACAGGCTGACCCCCTCAGAAAAACTGTATCTGCGCGCCATGGCTGAACTCGGCCCAGGACCACACAGGTCTGGTGACATCGCACACTTACTAAACAAGGATGTCAATAAAGTCGCACCTACTCGCGCGACACTGATAAACA
Coding sequences within:
- the aceF gene encoding dihydrolipoyllysine-residue acetyltransferase; its protein translation is MSIKEVLVPDIGNFDSVDVIEVLVSVGDTVAKEDSLMTVESDKASMDIPSSLAGVVKEIHIKVGDKTKQGALILTLDTAAEAAPAEKVAPQPTATPVVATVTVDETKVAIPEPTRPVAQVPQVIQPQATPNPVAASSVASSGKLAHASPSVRKFARELGVSLSLVKASGPKNRIVQADVQAYVKGELSKPRSENMGSGLSTLPMPVIDFSQFGNIETKPLSRIKKLSGANLHRNWVTAPHVTQFDEADITDLEDFRKSMLVEAEKRGVKLTLLAFLMKAVVNALRTYPNFNASLSPEGDSLILKQYYNIGFACDTPDGLVVPVVRDVNQKDVMDIARDLADLSAKARERKLKVEEMQGGCFTISSLGGIGGTMFTPIINCPEVAILGVSRAAMQPVYNKDTGGFDPRLIMPLSLSYDHRVIDGADGARFTSHLRVMLSDVRRLLL
- the aceE gene encoding pyruvate dehydrogenase (acetyl-transferring), homodimeric type — encoded protein: MATHSQAHLNETDPQETQEWLEALSAVIENEGPERAHFLLEAMIDQARRSGGHLPYKATTAYVNTIPTHLQGKLQGDPEMERRVRALIRWNAIMTVLRANEKSPGIGGHIASFQSAATLYDVGFNHFFRAANETFGGDCIYFQGHSSPGVYARAFLEGRISEEQMDNFRQETGGNGLSSYPHPWLMPDFWQFPTVSMGLGPLAGIYQARFLKYLHNRGIADTADRKVWVFCGDGEMDEPESQGAISLAAREGLDNLIFVINCNLQRLDGPVRGNGKIIQELESNFRGAGWNAIKVIWGSYWDPLLSMDKDGILRKRMEECVDGEYQNFKQKGGAYTREYFFGKYPELREMVAAMSDADIWRLNRGGHDPHKVFAAYHAAANHKGQPTVILAKTVKGYGMGEAGEGQNTTHQQKSMDIASLKAFRDRFDLPLTDEQVENLSYYRPAEDSPEIKYMMERRAALGGFVPSRRRKGNELTVPELSAFENMLGATGEREISTTMAFVRILSTLVRDKQVGKYVVPIVPDEARTFGMEGMFRQLGIYSSVGQLYEPQDSDQVMFYKESKSGQILEEGINEAGSFASWLAAATSYSVTGTQMIPFYIYYSMFGFQRIGDFAWAAGDSRARGFLLGATAGRTTLNGEGLQHEDGHSHLMSATIPNCVSYDPTFAYELAVIIQEGMHRMVQNQEDVYYYITLMNENYTHPAMPEGSAAGILKGMYSFSKSKTKGPKVQLMGSGVILREVIAAAELLEKDWGVSADVWSVTSFTELRRDGIDAERHNLLNPEAKPVLSYVAQSLAKAEGPVVASTDYMRSFADQIRPFVPNRFVTLGTDGYGRSDSREALRSFFEVDRYYVVLAALKALADDGKLPAAKATEAIKKYNIDISRANPATI
- a CDS encoding leucyl aminopeptidase family protein, encoding MRIEWSQTSEVSSTLLSACAKHILVVFEEPFFSSLPFADIFVAKLQRAGLTAADLKDKPVTLELADGTLVSMCQLDAAASTFALATALRAAVKPLLAEHPVRIALAVYSKKHTDCFARLAAYVTLVNAQALPLLKQKPAGPKLREISVFGVSDIGWTSEVTALAAGNTVCRALTMTPPNMLTPALYRQCLQTMASEKGWQYAEWDTDALRQLGAGAFVAVAQGSEPQDAAIVKLSYRHPQAEKTLALVGKGICFDTGGHNLKSAKYMQGMHQDMNGSAVAVGVLQAISAQQLPINVDCWLALAQNHIGPNAYKQNDVIAALNGMTIEIVHTDAEGRMVLADTLTLASRDQPDVMIDYATLTGSMQTALGSRMSGIVANHAALSSQMVEAGAASGERVVAFPYAEDYDSALDSDIADIKQCTMDSDADHMLAARFLGKFIEGDVAWCHIDLSSYSHKDGLGAVASEVNGFGVALTLQWLQAFMAGQSS